In Sulfurisphaera javensis, a single genomic region encodes these proteins:
- a CDS encoding 4Fe-4S binding protein, translated as MELNLLSYVVITYIVLMMAINFAILGYILRKEYINRRAVLFFTSIILYMGVESISLGYIIFYHGSLFIEPLVLFLASIPLIFSALVKSEVVRVKTSNSLSLLLSFSVVFDEIAMGYLYASAFGPHMFNPFIDAVSNIAFGIMMVADGIYFLLISRVKDIIEFSLATFAISMAFLPSIFIELPKIAEFIASLISTVIMIINIVTLYLIEIRRVTFQGQLISLSLAFFDFFMMLGLSTFASLNDMWTITISIASSMVWYFLLVLHEFPNRRIETKLRYPFVFLVLVNLAELTMGFGESVLGFNITNSLFVTSMKKMMMSNMHMMMRSPFSNPFWWLFPINPLAMGLMFIHATHNVLINSILTSYMFVMATTMSPFYVIMMGAEMSYLVYERYKHAKNLGVKRWALVILLGIPIFVILIPYYTNFYIFGMSGMIFPVTLLPFIISLLAVMIASTLFGRRAYCNTVCMSAHMWTNIFYDQFKPKKTSKIWDYTRWIFVVIMVIAFSAYIAMELKLWIPPKIGMTTLDPLNFYGMFTLNYIWWIFYFLTPVFGTYSCARQGWCGFGTFTGIFNKVLFRVKAKDVETCKVCQTKACESVCPIKIPISRDVIEKGYTNRISCVGCGDCVEACPYDNLEIIDITSYLHRKKVNI; from the coding sequence ATGGAGTTAAATCTTCTGTCCTATGTTGTTATAACGTATATAGTATTAATGATGGCAATTAACTTCGCAATCTTAGGATATATTCTAAGAAAAGAATACATTAATAGAAGAGCAGTATTATTCTTTACCTCTATTATCCTCTACATGGGAGTTGAGAGTATATCTCTAGGTTACATTATCTTTTACCATGGCAGTTTATTTATAGAACCATTAGTCTTATTCCTTGCATCAATACCCTTAATCTTTTCAGCGTTAGTAAAGAGTGAAGTAGTTAGAGTTAAAACTTCAAATTCATTATCGCTTCTTTTATCGTTCTCTGTAGTTTTCGATGAAATTGCAATGGGTTACTTATATGCATCAGCTTTTGGCCCTCACATGTTTAATCCATTTATTGACGCTGTAAGTAATATAGCATTTGGAATTATGATGGTTGCAGATGGAATTTACTTCTTATTAATATCTAGAGTTAAGGATATAATTGAATTCTCATTAGCTACTTTTGCTATTTCAATGGCTTTCTTACCATCAATTTTTATTGAACTTCCAAAAATCGCTGAGTTTATCGCTTCCTTAATTTCAACTGTAATAATGATAATAAATATTGTGACTTTATACCTTATTGAAATAAGAAGAGTGACATTTCAAGGACAGTTAATATCCTTATCATTAGCTTTCTTCGATTTCTTTATGATGTTAGGATTATCGACTTTTGCCTCCCTTAATGACATGTGGACTATAACTATCTCTATAGCTTCTTCAATGGTTTGGTATTTCTTGTTAGTTCTTCATGAATTTCCAAATAGAAGAATTGAGACGAAATTAAGATATCCTTTCGTCTTTTTGGTCTTAGTAAACTTAGCAGAATTAACTATGGGATTTGGAGAGAGTGTTCTAGGATTTAACATAACTAATAGTTTGTTCGTCACTTCAATGAAGAAAATGATGATGAGTAATATGCACATGATGATGAGAAGTCCATTTTCTAATCCATTCTGGTGGCTATTCCCCATAAACCCACTAGCAATGGGATTAATGTTTATTCATGCTACTCATAACGTTTTAATCAATTCAATTTTAACATCTTACATGTTTGTAATGGCTACAACAATGTCTCCTTTTTACGTAATAATGATGGGGGCAGAAATGAGTTATTTAGTTTATGAGAGATATAAACATGCTAAGAACTTAGGAGTAAAGAGATGGGCATTAGTTATCCTTTTAGGAATACCAATTTTTGTGATATTAATACCATATTACACTAACTTTTATATCTTCGGAATGAGTGGCATGATATTCCCAGTTACTTTGTTGCCCTTCATAATCTCATTATTAGCTGTTATGATAGCTTCAACACTGTTTGGAAGAAGAGCATATTGCAATACTGTATGTATGTCTGCTCATATGTGGACAAACATATTTTATGACCAATTTAAGCCTAAAAAGACTAGTAAAATATGGGACTATACCAGATGGATATTTGTTGTAATAATGGTAATAGCTTTTTCAGCATATATAGCTATGGAACTTAAACTGTGGATCCCACCAAAAATTGGAATGACAACTTTAGATCCTCTAAACTTTTACGGAATGTTCACTTTAAATTACATTTGGTGGATATTTTACTTTTTAACTCCAGTCTTTGGAACTTATAGTTGTGCCAGACAAGGATGGTGTGGCTTCGGAACTTTTACGGGAATTTTTAATAAAGTACTATTTAGGGTAAAGGCTAAAGATGTGGAAACTTGTAAAGTGTGCCAAACTAAAGCCTGTGAAAGCGTATGTCCAATTAAAATACCAATATCTAGGGACGTTATTGAAAAAGGTTATACTAACAGAATATCTTGTGTGGGCTGTGGGGATTGTGTGGAGGCATGCCCTTATGATAACCTTGAAATAATTGATATAACAAGTTATCTACATAGAAAAAAGGTAAATATATAA
- a CDS encoding DUF1404 domain-containing protein codes for MRRLSNSKVYLIPPIVLILAFVNPLVEEIMFNQEGVFMASHYALAIAGGLLGYYYFSGKNYFAYLGSLLIVLWHLPPLFVLGGGVLLFRILDEISILAGGFLIGIAVRQMKLIEKILLFVLWMLGDTTLAVVLVIQYPFYTSPPLSYSPYPAYEEPITGYVMIIAMTAILGYLVFKAFKNLHIFG; via the coding sequence ATGAGAAGGCTATCTAATTCAAAAGTTTATCTAATACCACCAATAGTGTTAATCTTAGCATTTGTAAATCCCTTAGTAGAGGAAATAATGTTTAATCAAGAAGGAGTGTTTATGGCTTCTCATTATGCATTAGCCATTGCTGGTGGGCTTTTAGGTTATTATTACTTTTCAGGAAAAAATTATTTTGCATATTTGGGTTCTCTCTTAATAGTTTTATGGCATTTACCCCCTCTTTTTGTATTAGGCGGGGGAGTTTTATTGTTTAGGATTTTGGACGAGATATCTATTCTGGCTGGTGGTTTCCTTATTGGAATAGCAGTTAGACAAATGAAATTAATAGAGAAAATTTTGCTTTTTGTCTTATGGATGTTAGGAGATACAACATTAGCTGTAGTTTTAGTAATTCAATATCCATTCTATACTTCTCCTCCCTTATCTTATTCGCCTTATCCAGCTTATGAAGAGCCCATCACTGGATATGTAATGATAATTGCGATGACAGCTATTCTTGGGTATCTGGTATTTAAGGCGTTTAAGAACCTTCACATTTTTGGCTAA
- a CDS encoding glucose 1-dehydrogenase — protein sequence MKAVIVNPKKQGVEVKDVDIKEPLGKRQVRVKSIFTGICGTDRGIVNAKITFTYPPNGYNFLILGHEELGIVEEVGEDVTTLKKGDYVVPVVRRGCGVCLNCKIGRQDFCETGNFVEAGIRGKHGFMREEFVDDELWLVKVPDELKEIAVLTEPLSNVVKAIDELLFVQRRMVWTCEDSTFECRNAFVVGSGPIGTFFSLILTTLGFNVYIINKRDPSPIEEYIAKRLGAEFINSKTETEEKLPNADLIVDTSGVPSAFIPLMNKMKPNSALILFGTVEGEKYEITSDLITAIVEKNIIVMGSVNASKKDFQGALNYLSIWRSRYLDILEKMITSKVPVDKAPEVLISKPKGEIKTVIQW from the coding sequence ATGAAAGCAGTTATAGTAAACCCTAAAAAACAAGGAGTAGAAGTAAAGGACGTTGACATTAAGGAACCTTTAGGAAAAAGACAAGTCAGAGTGAAATCAATTTTTACTGGTATTTGTGGTACTGACAGAGGAATTGTTAATGCTAAAATCACCTTTACTTATCCTCCTAATGGTTACAATTTTCTAATTTTAGGTCATGAAGAATTAGGAATTGTTGAAGAAGTTGGAGAAGATGTTACAACTTTAAAGAAAGGGGATTACGTAGTCCCAGTAGTAAGAAGAGGTTGTGGAGTTTGCTTAAACTGTAAAATAGGTAGGCAAGATTTTTGTGAGACTGGAAACTTTGTTGAAGCGGGAATAAGAGGAAAACATGGTTTCATGAGAGAAGAGTTTGTAGATGATGAATTGTGGTTAGTGAAAGTGCCAGACGAATTAAAAGAGATTGCAGTCCTTACTGAACCTCTCTCTAACGTTGTGAAAGCAATTGATGAATTACTTTTTGTTCAAAGGAGAATGGTATGGACATGTGAGGATTCTACTTTCGAGTGTAGGAACGCTTTTGTTGTAGGGAGTGGTCCTATCGGTACTTTCTTTTCTTTAATTTTGACAACGCTGGGATTTAACGTTTATATAATAAATAAGAGGGATCCCTCACCAATTGAGGAATATATTGCTAAAAGGCTAGGGGCTGAGTTTATTAATTCCAAGACAGAGACAGAGGAAAAATTGCCTAACGCAGATTTAATAGTAGACACTAGTGGAGTTCCTTCAGCCTTTATACCTTTAATGAATAAGATGAAGCCAAATTCAGCGTTGATCCTTTTTGGCACGGTTGAAGGAGAGAAATATGAAATAACTTCTGATTTAATTACAGCAATTGTTGAAAAGAACATTATAGTAATGGGTAGCGTTAATGCGAGTAAAAAAGACTTTCAAGGAGCTTTAAATTACTTAAGTATTTGGAGAAGTAGATATTTAGACATCTTAGAAAAAATGATAACGTCAAAAGTTCCTGTAGATAAGGCTCCAGAAGTTCTTATAAGTAAACCTAAGGGAGAAATAAAGACTGTTATTCAATGGTAA
- a CDS encoding fumarylacetoacetate hydrolase family protein, whose protein sequence is MKIAYGLVEGGERRVLIYQDGKYLEIEKDGLDCVMSNPISFIKAFDLLSQLPKRETKVIKLLPPVIPNKIFLPAVNFKSHSSETSMKPPSSPYFFTKFSSNSIIGPEDPILIPKGVKRVDYEGEIGIVIGKKGKYIKKEEALDYVFGYTIVNDVSFRDYQFPEMHPYGLNWVMGKALDTAMPIGPWIVTKDEIKEFTLRIVTRLNGKVVQDGNTEDMIFSVEDMISYLSQGITLEPGDIITTGTPAGVAEFSGKKYLEEGDIIEIEVEKIGVLKNFVKNDLK, encoded by the coding sequence ATGAAAATAGCTTACGGTTTAGTTGAAGGAGGAGAAAGGAGAGTTTTAATTTATCAAGATGGAAAATACCTAGAAATAGAGAAGGATGGACTTGATTGTGTAATGTCAAACCCTATTTCATTCATTAAAGCTTTTGACCTTTTATCTCAACTACCAAAAAGAGAGACAAAAGTTATAAAGCTCTTACCTCCAGTTATACCTAACAAGATATTTTTACCAGCAGTTAATTTTAAATCACATTCTTCTGAAACCTCAATGAAACCTCCTTCATCTCCTTATTTCTTTACTAAGTTTTCTAGTAATTCAATCATAGGACCTGAAGATCCAATTTTAATACCTAAAGGAGTTAAAAGAGTTGACTACGAAGGTGAAATAGGAATAGTTATTGGGAAAAAAGGAAAATATATAAAGAAAGAAGAAGCCTTAGATTATGTCTTTGGATATACAATAGTTAATGACGTTAGTTTTAGAGATTATCAATTTCCAGAAATGCATCCTTATGGTTTAAACTGGGTTATGGGCAAGGCTTTAGATACAGCCATGCCAATAGGTCCTTGGATAGTTACTAAAGATGAAATTAAGGAATTTACTCTAAGAATTGTAACTAGATTAAATGGCAAAGTTGTTCAAGATGGAAATACTGAAGACATGATATTTTCAGTTGAAGATATGATATCTTATTTAAGTCAAGGAATAACTCTTGAACCGGGAGACATAATTACTACTGGTACACCAGCTGGAGTTGCTGAGTTTTCCGGTAAAAAATATCTTGAGGAAGGAGATATAATAGAAATTGAAGTTGAAAAGATTGGAGTGCTAAAGAATTTTGTGAAAAATGATTTAAAATAA
- a CDS encoding ATP-binding cassette domain-containing protein — protein sequence MLVINDKLTINDDEIIGLVGKNGSGKTTLIKNALCLYGNAKVVIDGEDFCKSKDYSKLSAVFQDPSTQILALTCEDELKLQSLFHSVDFKIAKEIMGEYFDKDFYTLSDGYKKRFVISTVVSSKPKHILFDEPFANLDKYAVNLVKSAIPKGSLIAEHRIKEIRDLISRAYLIKNGDIREIDKEKLYDENFLKSEGLRGFSLPKIEMDVGKELLNYEGIRVRESEVVCLVGRNGIGKTTRLKKLVGKIYLVLQNPDLQFFEETVKVEVKDDYALSLFNLKDKADKSPFTLSYGEKMRVLIASAFASKYKVIGLDEPSVGMDGDALISFYDAIKILKEEKRGIIIATHDEDILALCNTIIDLEKLNS from the coding sequence GTGTTAGTTATAAATGATAAGCTGACCATAAACGATGATGAGATTATAGGATTAGTGGGTAAAAATGGGAGCGGTAAAACTACACTTATAAAGAATGCTCTATGTCTTTATGGTAATGCAAAAGTGGTTATTGATGGAGAGGATTTCTGTAAATCAAAAGATTATTCAAAATTATCTGCGGTATTTCAAGATCCTTCAACTCAAATTTTAGCCTTAACTTGTGAAGACGAGTTAAAGCTACAATCGCTCTTTCATTCAGTTGATTTCAAAATTGCTAAAGAAATTATGGGAGAATACTTCGATAAAGATTTCTATACTCTATCTGATGGTTATAAAAAGAGATTTGTTATATCTACGGTAGTATCTTCTAAACCCAAACATATTCTTTTCGATGAGCCCTTTGCGAATCTAGATAAATATGCAGTAAATTTAGTTAAAAGTGCTATTCCTAAAGGAAGTTTAATAGCTGAACACAGAATTAAGGAGATAAGAGATCTTATTTCTAGAGCTTATTTAATTAAGAATGGAGATATAAGAGAGATAGATAAAGAAAAATTATATGATGAAAATTTCCTAAAAAGTGAAGGACTTAGAGGATTTTCTCTACCGAAAATAGAGATGGACGTAGGTAAAGAATTACTTAACTATGAAGGAATAAGAGTTAGGGAAAGTGAAGTTGTATGTTTAGTTGGAAGGAATGGAATAGGGAAAACTACAAGGTTAAAGAAGTTAGTAGGAAAAATTTACCTTGTCTTACAAAACCCTGATCTTCAGTTCTTTGAGGAAACCGTAAAAGTTGAAGTAAAAGATGACTACGCTCTATCACTCTTCAACTTAAAAGATAAGGCTGATAAAAGTCCTTTCACACTCAGTTATGGTGAAAAAATGAGAGTACTAATTGCTTCCGCATTTGCTTCAAAATATAAAGTAATTGGATTAGATGAACCCTCAGTAGGAATGGATGGTGATGCACTCATTTCTTTTTATGATGCTATAAAAATTTTGAAGGAAGAAAAAAGAGGAATCATTATAGCAACTCATGACGAAGATATTCTTGCTCTTTGCAATACAATAATCGATTTGGAAAAATTAAATAGTTAG
- a CDS encoding MFS transporter has protein sequence MQYKWIALSNTTVGVLMASINGTITIISLPAIFNGIHINPFTSFQYLLWILMSYNIVTATLLVSFGRLSDIYGRVRLYNLGFLIFTIGSILLFITPNTGDLGALELILFRVVQGIGGAFLFANSAAILTDAFPPNERGKALGINQIAALAGSLIGLILGGILSTINWRYVFLVSVPVGLFGTAWSYSKLKELSKPNKNEKIDWIGNTLFAGGLILILIAITYGLLPYGSSQLGWGNPYVIASLISGLGLIAGFIYAETKVKYPMFRLELFKIRIFAAANIASFLRSVAYGGLMIMLVIFLQGIWLPLHGIPYSETPFWAGVYTIPLMLGFVTMGPISGWLSDRYGSRLLATLGMVIVGIGFLLLTTLPYDFNYLEFALIIFMLGIGNGMFASPNTASIMNSVPSQHRGAASGMRATLQNTGQTMSIAIFFTIVIISLTSSLPSALQNALIQAGAPQLVPYAQHIPVTGALFAAFLGYDPVKTMLASLPPGVSIPQSAIQIMEQRTWFPTAIAPAFMYALRNAFYISAILVFIAAIASALRGTEVRQSVRE, from the coding sequence ATGCAGTATAAGTGGATTGCATTAAGTAATACGACTGTTGGAGTTTTAATGGCATCAATAAATGGTACTATTACAATAATATCCTTGCCAGCGATATTTAATGGAATCCACATTAATCCCTTCACCTCTTTTCAATACCTTCTTTGGATTTTAATGAGTTATAACATAGTAACGGCAACTCTTTTAGTTTCTTTCGGAAGACTTTCAGACATTTATGGAAGGGTAAGGTTGTATAATTTAGGTTTTTTAATATTTACAATAGGCTCTATTCTTCTATTTATTACACCAAATACTGGTGACTTAGGTGCTTTAGAACTAATTTTGTTTAGAGTAGTTCAAGGTATTGGTGGTGCCTTTTTATTTGCTAATAGTGCTGCGATTTTAACTGATGCCTTCCCCCCAAATGAGAGAGGAAAAGCTTTAGGAATTAACCAAATAGCGGCTTTAGCTGGTTCATTAATTGGTTTAATCTTAGGAGGAATACTTTCAACTATAAACTGGAGGTATGTTTTCTTAGTTAGTGTTCCTGTTGGTTTATTCGGTACTGCATGGAGTTATTCTAAGTTAAAAGAGCTCTCAAAGCCAAACAAAAACGAAAAGATAGACTGGATAGGAAACACTTTATTTGCTGGTGGTTTAATTTTAATTCTTATTGCAATAACTTATGGTCTCTTACCTTATGGATCCTCACAGCTAGGTTGGGGCAATCCTTACGTCATTGCATCCTTAATTAGCGGATTAGGGTTAATTGCTGGTTTTATTTACGCTGAAACTAAAGTAAAATACCCTATGTTTAGGCTCGAACTATTTAAGATAAGAATTTTCGCCGCTGCCAATATTGCTAGTTTTCTAAGATCAGTTGCCTATGGAGGATTAATGATTATGTTAGTAATATTCCTTCAAGGAATATGGTTACCTTTACATGGTATACCTTATTCAGAAACTCCATTTTGGGCTGGAGTTTATACAATTCCCTTAATGTTAGGTTTTGTAACTATGGGACCAATTAGTGGTTGGCTTTCAGATAGATATGGTAGTAGACTTTTAGCTACTCTTGGCATGGTCATTGTAGGTATAGGATTTCTTTTGTTAACAACTTTACCTTATGACTTCAACTACCTAGAATTTGCTTTAATTATCTTTATGCTAGGAATAGGTAATGGAATGTTTGCTTCTCCAAACACAGCATCAATTATGAATAGTGTACCATCACAGCATAGAGGAGCTGCCTCTGGCATGAGAGCTACTTTGCAGAATACGGGGCAAACTATGAGTATTGCAATATTCTTTACTATTGTGATAATATCTTTAACCTCATCTTTGCCATCAGCACTGCAAAATGCTTTAATTCAAGCGGGAGCACCTCAATTAGTTCCTTACGCTCAGCATATACCAGTAACTGGTGCTTTATTTGCTGCTTTCTTAGGTTATGATCCAGTAAAGACTATGTTAGCGTCTCTACCCCCTGGTGTTAGTATTCCACAATCAGCTATCCAAATAATGGAACAACGTACTTGGTTTCCTACTGCTATTGCACCAGCATTTATGTACGCTTTAAGAAATGCATTTTATATAAGTGCTATATTAGTATTTATAGCTGCAATTGCTTCAGCATTAAGAGGAACTGAGGTGAGGCAAAGTGTTAGAGAGTAA
- a CDS encoding MarR family winged helix-turn-helix transcriptional regulator — protein MLESNEDRIQVMSNIAKIYRAMSRELNRRLGKLGLSYLDFLVLRAITDGPKTMAYLANRYFVTQSAITASVDKLEEMGLVKRVRDKEDRRKILIEITDKGVETFKQGIEIYKGLAMEVTKDLKESDVLIIIDSLSKVLKRFEEME, from the coding sequence GTGTTAGAGAGTAATGAAGATAGAATTCAAGTAATGTCAAATATTGCTAAGATATATAGGGCTATGAGTAGGGAGTTAAATAGGAGATTAGGAAAGCTAGGGCTTTCTTATCTAGACTTTTTAGTTTTAAGAGCTATTACTGATGGTCCTAAAACTATGGCTTATTTAGCAAATAGATATTTCGTCACTCAATCTGCAATTACAGCATCAGTTGATAAGCTCGAAGAAATGGGGCTAGTAAAAAGAGTTAGGGATAAGGAGGATAGGAGAAAAATACTAATTGAAATAACAGATAAAGGAGTTGAAACATTTAAGCAAGGCATTGAAATTTATAAGGGTTTAGCTATGGAAGTCACTAAAGATCTAAAAGAGAGTGATGTTCTTATCATTATCGATTCTCTATCTAAAGTACTAAAGAGATTCGAAGAAATGGAATAA
- a CDS encoding AAA family ATPase translates to MSTNSTVINSSSLLSQYINFIELGIVILTFVIPLIYLIYFMRMMRIGHSQQKQLEKRMIRVPSITWDQIFDMKELKQRLEEIAQYVTTKNKAYGVILFGPPGTGKTSIAKALANKLRWNYFELKATDIMSKWYGESEFLLDNFFNTVELNAPAVVVIDEIDSFTLKREGDIHEVTHRLINIFLMRLQDLHDKNLPIIIIGTTNIPQEIDEALLRPGRFDEVIYVPLPDEKAREEIWCGYTQNVDCRELAKRSNRLSPADIKEIAEEVKIKAEKEGRQPTTEDFLKALEDYKPSVSIQTLIKFENIAKKYTRHKLGEKPFGVPDVKWDDLGDLEDVKKVIRESIELPLKNKQIAEKLNIKPVKGILLYGPPGTGKTSIAKALANELNATFIILSGEEISSAGPFNAGEIIAEKFHIARDNVPAVIFIDEIDMIARARGENEWRTALTELLSQMDGVRENEDIIVIGATNRPWDLDPAILRPGRFDKIIYVPPPDEKGRVEVLKVLCKGLEVDEDTLQKVAKITEGYTPADLKLVIDEIRRNLLKEATTTGVVRTKINFNDFVKVLANVKPSVDKETVKMYEDFRAQRL, encoded by the coding sequence ATGTCAACTAACAGCACGGTGATTAACTCTTCTTCTTTACTTTCACAGTATATTAACTTTATTGAGTTAGGAATTGTAATACTCACCTTTGTTATCCCCCTAATTTATTTAATATATTTTATGAGAATGATGAGAATAGGTCATTCTCAGCAAAAACAATTAGAGAAAAGAATGATTAGAGTACCCTCTATAACCTGGGACCAGATATTTGATATGAAGGAATTAAAACAGAGACTTGAAGAAATAGCTCAATATGTAACGACAAAGAATAAGGCTTATGGTGTTATCTTATTCGGTCCACCAGGAACTGGCAAAACAAGTATTGCAAAGGCCCTAGCAAACAAACTTAGGTGGAATTACTTTGAATTAAAAGCTACAGATATAATGAGTAAATGGTATGGCGAAAGCGAATTTTTACTTGATAACTTCTTTAATACAGTAGAATTAAATGCACCAGCAGTAGTTGTTATTGACGAAATAGATAGCTTTACTTTAAAAAGGGAAGGAGACATTCATGAGGTTACTCATAGGTTAATTAACATTTTTCTTATGAGGCTTCAAGATTTGCATGATAAAAATTTGCCAATAATAATTATAGGAACTACTAATATACCACAAGAGATCGATGAAGCTCTCTTAAGACCAGGCAGATTTGATGAAGTCATTTACGTACCTTTGCCGGATGAAAAAGCTAGGGAAGAAATATGGTGTGGTTACACTCAGAATGTAGATTGCAGAGAGTTAGCTAAGAGAAGCAATAGACTTTCTCCAGCTGATATAAAGGAAATAGCTGAAGAGGTAAAAATTAAGGCAGAAAAAGAAGGAAGACAACCAACTACTGAGGACTTTTTAAAAGCATTAGAGGACTACAAACCCTCTGTATCAATTCAAACATTAATAAAGTTTGAGAACATAGCCAAAAAATACACGAGACATAAATTAGGAGAAAAACCCTTTGGGGTCCCAGATGTTAAATGGGATGATTTAGGTGATTTAGAAGATGTTAAGAAAGTGATAAGAGAGTCCATTGAATTGCCTTTAAAAAACAAACAAATTGCCGAAAAACTTAATATAAAACCTGTTAAGGGAATCTTACTTTATGGCCCTCCTGGGACTGGTAAAACAAGTATTGCAAAGGCCCTAGCAAATGAACTGAACGCAACTTTCATAATACTTTCTGGAGAAGAGATTTCATCAGCTGGTCCATTTAATGCTGGTGAAATTATTGCTGAGAAGTTTCATATAGCTAGAGATAATGTTCCAGCAGTAATATTCATAGATGAAATAGATATGATAGCTAGGGCAAGAGGAGAAAATGAATGGAGAACTGCATTAACTGAACTACTTTCTCAAATGGATGGTGTCAGAGAGAATGAGGATATCATTGTAATTGGTGCTACAAATAGGCCTTGGGATTTAGATCCAGCAATCCTTAGACCTGGGAGATTTGATAAAATAATTTATGTTCCTCCGCCAGACGAAAAGGGAAGAGTAGAAGTTTTAAAAGTACTATGTAAAGGATTAGAAGTAGATGAAGATACACTTCAGAAAGTTGCTAAGATTACAGAGGGTTATACTCCAGCTGATTTGAAATTGGTAATTGATGAAATAAGGAGAAATTTATTAAAAGAAGCTACAACGACTGGAGTAGTGAGAACAAAAATAAACTTTAATGATTTTGTTAAAGTTTTAGCCAATGTCAAACCTAGTGTTGATAAAGAGACTGTGAAAATGTATGAAGATTTTAGAGCTCAGAGACTATAA
- a CDS encoding helix-turn-helix domain-containing protein encodes MITLLQFIPIDILLGVLAFFISWFIINRKEKDSEEVVLVDKDNLDDKEVIVLEAVKNGAKNLGDVMRMTGLPKATAYRKIKSLIKKGKLKVKSENGKRYIYINNEEKKKNNNNK; translated from the coding sequence GTGATAACTCTCTTACAGTTTATACCAATCGATATATTATTGGGAGTTTTGGCTTTTTTCATTTCATGGTTCATTATAAATAGAAAAGAAAAAGATAGTGAGGAAGTAGTCTTAGTAGATAAAGACAATTTAGATGATAAAGAGGTAATTGTATTAGAAGCAGTTAAGAATGGTGCAAAGAATTTAGGTGATGTGATGAGAATGACTGGGTTACCTAAGGCTACAGCTTATAGGAAGATAAAAAGTCTCATAAAGAAAGGGAAATTAAAAGTAAAATCCGAAAATGGTAAGAGATATATTTATATTAATAATGAAGAAAAAAAGAAAAATAATAATAATAAATAA